The genome window GAAGAAATGAAGCACAATCATGTGCGTCACGATGCCTTTGAAGTGCTGGAAAGAACACCGGACCTGGCCCCGCCAGGTCACTCACCGCTGAATCTGTCTGCCGCCTGATTTATTGACGTAGATCAAATAATTTTCGACAACTGACCGCTAGGATGTCGCGATCCCGTACCGCACCCGGAGATCGCGCACATGGACCATTCGGTTTTTATCCAGACCAATCACAAACAGATCACCGGCGCCTACGTCGCCGAACACGCCATCCGTCGTTATTCACAGCATAACGACAAGTTCGACGTCCACATCATCGAAAAAAAAGATTACCCGTACTTCGACAAGCGCGAAGGCCAGTTGTACCTGCGCGACGGTGTAAAACGAAAGTGGCTTAACGATGACCTGCAGTCCTTTACGCTGACTCGCTTCATGCCTCCCGAACTGACAGGCTACAAGGGCCGGTCGGTGGTTATTGACCCTGATATTTTCGCCGCCAGTGATGTGTGGGACCTGTTATCGCGCGACATGCAGGGCAAGGCTGTCATGTGCCGCCCGCGTTCCGGCTCCAAGGGTATTATCGATCGCTGCCTGGCATCCAGCGTGATGCTGCTGGATCACGAGAAACTGACGCACTGGAATGTGGAACAGTGGTTTGACGAACTGTTCAGTTTCAAGCGCGATTACATGCCGTGGATCTGCCTCAAGTACGAAGACCGCGAGACAATTGGCCTGTTCGAGAACCAATGGAATGATTTCGACAAATTTACGACCGAAACCCGCATGCTGCACACCACCCGGCGAAAAACCCAACCCTGGAAAGCCGGTCTTCCGATAGACTGGCGTCCAGCGGAAAAATTCCGCCTGTTCCCGCCGGTTGCATGGCTGATGCGCGCCAGGCGCCGCTTCTTCGGCGAATACGCCCTGCTGGGCCACTACAAGGTTCACCCCGACCCGAACCAGGAAGCCTTTTTCTTCGGCTTGTTGAAGGAATGCATCAACGAGGGCAAGGTGAGTGAAGCGTTCGTCCGCGAGCAAATGGCACAGAACCATGTGCGTCATGATGCCTTTGAGGTACTGGATCGTACGCCGGACCTGCCACCCGCACCGACTCATCCACTTTCTGTCCCACTGGTCAAAGCCGCCTGACCAACCGGCATCACTGCAGGAATTTTCATTTGCCTTGGCAGGGCTGCGAATGTAGAGTTTGTGGTAATAATGCAAGGAGAGCCGGGTCGGGGCGCACTTCAGCGCTCTGACAAGACCCTGATAAGTTGCAACACTCCAACATACAATCGATCACATCCGGCAGGGACGCCTTCGCAGATTCGATGCCTGCGTTGCAGGAAATCACACAGCGGCAACGCCTGGCCTTCCTTCTACCAAACCTTGGCGGCGGCGGCGTGCAGCGTAATGCGCTGATTACGGCCTCCTCATTGCGTTCGCGTGGTTACCAGGTGGAAATGGTGCTATGCAGCGAAAAAGGCCCGCTGTTCCAGATGATACCGGACGCCATCACCCGAACCATACTGGACAGGGCGGCGGGTTGGCAGGGGCGCATACACGCCCTGCTGGGGAATCCATCGCTACTGCCGTCGCTCGGCCTGCCAGTACTGGCTGCCGGCAAACCGTCCCGCACACTGCGCTACCTGCCGGCGCTCACAGAATACCTGAGGCGTTCGCAACCGGATGTACTCTTCTCCGCAACCACCTACCAGAATATCGAAGCCATACTGGCGCGCAACGCCGCCAGGGTGAACACACGGATTGCCGTTACCCAGAGCACCAATTTTTCCAGCTGGCACCAGGTATCCGGTGAATGGCGGCGACGCCATCTGTTGCCGCTTTTGCGTCGCAGTTATACCCGTGCTGACGCCATTATCGCAGTGTCGAATGCAGTTGCCGACGATCTTGCCAGCTACGCGCAACTCGATCGCCGGAGCATATCGACGATTTACACACCGCTGGTCCCTTCTAATATAAAAGACCGTGCAGCGGAACCGGCCGAACATTCCTGGTTCGACAATCAGGACATCCCGGTCATTCTCGCCGTTGGTCGCCCTGGGCGAGCCAAGGACTACCCTACCCTGCTACGTGCCTTTGCACTGCTTCACAAAAAACGTCGCGCACGCCTGATTATCCTTGGCGAAGCACGCGATCCGCACAAGAGCCAGGAGCGCATGGGAAAACTTCAGACCCTGATCAGTGAACTGGGCGTATCTGAAGATGTGGACATGCCGGGTTACACGCATAACCCGTATCGCTACATGGCCCGCGCCTCTCTCCTTGTCCTGTCATCCGTGTACGAAGGCTTTCCGAGCGTTGTACCCGAAGCCCTCGCTTGTGGCTGCCCTGTTGTCAGCACGCGCTGCCCGGGCGGCGTCGCCGAGGCACTCGATGAAGGCCGCTACGGAAAACTGGTCCCGGTGGGCGATGATCGCGCCATGGCAGATGCCATCCATGCAACACTCGAGGAATCGCCGCAACGCGACAGGCTTATGGAACGTGGATCATCATTTTCTATCCAGCGCAGCACCGATGCCTATGAATCGCTTGTTTCATCTCTGACGGCTTCCTGCTGACTGATCCCGACAAACAACGCGAGCGGAAACCAGAAAAACAACCACAGCTCCTTGGGCCGAACAATCAGGCGATCTATATCGGGAGCAATCACGACAAACGCAAATACCAGTAATGGCACAATATATTTTGCCCGCTTGCACCCGTAACGGATTATGTGCCTGAAAAATCCGGCGACCATAACAAGAAATATCGCCGCACCTGCAATCCCGCCATCGCGCAAAAAACCCAGGTAACTGCTGTGGGCATGCTGAAACATCCTCCGCCCTACCGGCACCGTCGTGTCAGACAAATACCCATGCCCGAACCACGGCGCTTCTGCAATGTGTGCCAGCACGTTTTCCCAGATCAGTGGGCGCCAGTGCAAATCCATATAAAAGCGATCAAACACGCCGGGAAAAGCGCTGAGTGCCACCACCATGATCATGCTCAACAGCACAAGCATGGCCAGCGCAGCCCTGCGACCAAAACAGAAAGGCATGGCAATGAAGGCCGCCAGCAAGCCCAGCATGGCTGTGCGACTGTGGGTTAGCAGAATTGCGGCCGCCAGAACAAGGAAAGCCGCACCGTATAGGACACGCACCGGCAAAACCCGTGACACTACGGCAAAGTGCAATGCCAGCAAGGCAAATGCCCCATAGGCGCAACCGGCCAAAATAGCATTATCGATGCGGCCAATCGGCTCCAGTCTGGACATGGGGAATGGACGGGTGGCGTACCAGCTGAATATAGAAACAACCGCCAACAATGCGATGCCTGCCACGAGCACTCTCATCAGGAAATCAAATTCTTCCGGGTACCGGCGCACCAGGCTCGCTGTGACAATAATAAAGGTGACAACCTGCACCCACCATCCTGCCAGGGTGGAAAAATCAGCCCGCGTCAGGTTGTCACTCCATAGGCCACTCAACAACTGGTAAGACAACCACACCAGCAATAATTTGAACAGGCCGTTTTTCCAGAGCAGCGGGAGCTCCCTGTATGCCATAAACAGGCCGGGCAACAGCACAGCTGCATAGTAGAACTTGTAGTGCAGTGGACGATCCGGGAAAAAGAAAAAACCCAGCAGGAAAACGCCATAGCTGACAAAAACCCACAAACTCAGTCGATCAGAAAACAACGCTCTCTCACTCAAGCCCGTCATACCTTATCCGTCTTTTCACGATTCATCATTTGTCTGACGCCTTCCACGGCATAATCAAGTCCCTTCCCCCCCGAAGCCTGTACTTCCTGCACAACGGATTGCCCGGCCCAGGCCGCAACGCCGGACTGTACGAGTGCAGACTGAATACGCGTTATGTCCCTGCGCATCCGTTCCGGGGCGATCAGCATGGCAAGACGGTGCGTCAGCGGTTTGAAGCGGAAGTTATGCGCGACCAACCACCACGGCCTGTCGACAGACTGGCTTGCATCGGCCGGACTATCCGACAGATCGAAGATATAAAGTGGTCTTTGCGCCGCCGCCGCTTCTGCCAGCATTGACATGCTTTCACCTGTTACGACAAACCGGTCAGCAACAGACAGCAGGCCCTGATAGGGATTCGCTTCATCACTGCCCCAGTGATAGGCGTATACCGGAACGTCGAGCGCCTCCAGAAACGCCTTGTATGCAGTATCCGGTGTACGCGCGCTGTTACTGGCCAGCACCGAACCCCCCTCCTCACCTACCCTGTCATTCAGCCAGGCTGCCAACCGCCGGGCCTTGTCGGCCGTAAACACAAAAGGGCCACTGTCACCACCGAGCAAAACGGCCCAGCGCGGCCCTGGCAGGTAACTGAATTGCGTCATCCATTCACCGCGCAATTCATCAAGCGATTCGCGTGTCTGGGCATGCAAAGGAAGATCGACGGTCATCACCTCCGACCGCCCGGAAATATTATATTGAGGCGTAGTTATCACCAGATCGAAATTTTCGGGCGGCGACCAGGGCCTCCCGACATGCACCAGGCGTGTCTTCCCGCCAGACTGCTTGTGTATCCAGCGTGCAACCGGCTCATTCCGCCGGCCCGCGGTCAGCACCAGGTCCGGCCACGGCGGCTCCAGCCTGTCTGAACGCTTCCTGTCAACACCCGCAAGGGTAGCGCCAAGCAATATGTTGGCGAGCAATTCAAACTTGCGGTTATATATCTTTTTGAGTTCGAACGGCCAACCCAGTGCCTCGGCCAGTGCCTGTAACTGCGTATTGTCTCCCGCCTTTCGCCCGCAAAGAACCCAGACCCGCGGGGCCGGTGACCGGCTTTTTTCCGATTTTTTCACGCTGAAAAACGCTTCCTCGCGACCAGCCGCGAGCTTACCTTAATCATCGGGAATCTGCAGCGCAAATCGTTTAACATGACCGCTAACCTTTTCTTGCCGGAGCCATCTTGGTACTCGACCGCTACATCACCATTGAAACCACCAAACCGCTGGTGCTGGGCACGTTCCTGCTGATGGTGATTTTCACGGGCTATACCGCTGCGATCAAGCTCGGTGAAGCAGCCAGCGGCCTGATTGATCCTGAAACCGTTATACGGCTGATTGGCCTGAGCACCATAATTGCGCTGGAAATACTGCTGCCCACGGCACTCTACCTGTCAATTATCGCCACCCTGAGCCGCCTGTACCGTGACTCGGAAATGGTCGCCATGCGCGCCGCAGGTGTCGGTGAGTTGCGGGTTATGCGCTCGCTGGTTTTCCTTTCTGTACTCATTTCCGTACTGGCCGGCATCATCTCCGTTTATGGACGCCCCTGGGCTTACCGTGAAAGCTACCGCCTGGAAGCCGAAGCACGCGCTGAGTTTGATATTCGTAAAATCGAACCTGGCCAGTTCATCGAATTGCAGGACAGTAAATATGTCCTTTACGCCCGTGAAGTTGACCAGGACTCCGGCAGACTGAGGGGCGTTTTTCTCCAGACACAACTTGGTGACAAACTCCAGGCGATTTACGCACAAGAAGCCTACCTGCCACCTGTCACCTATGGTGAAGCGCGCAGTTTCGAGCTGTTCGAAGGCTATGGTTATACGCTGGACCGTAAAAGTACCCGCGACACGACACTGAAGTATGGCCAGATGATTATTCACATCCCCCCGGAAGAACCGGATACCAACTACCGACGCAAGGCCGAACCGACGCATAACCTGTTCCAGTCCGATGCACCCAAGGATATCGCAGAATTCCAGTGGCGATTATCTACTCCGATTTCGACCCTGCTGCTGGCAATGCTGGCCGTACCACTCAGTCGCAGCGCGCCTCGCCAGGGACGACACAACAGTTTCCTCGTTGCCATACTGGTATACATCGGTCTGTTCAACCTGATCAGCCTTGCCCGCAACGAAGTCGAGGAAGGCGTCATTCCGGCGTTCCCCGGCATCTGGTGGTCCTACCTGCTACCTGCCGTGCTTTTTATTATCCTCATGGCATGGCCGGCCTGGCGTAGAGGCAAGCACTGATATGAATCGCCTCGATCGCTACATTGCCTGGCAACTGGTCAAGGACTGGACACTGGTCTGGATAGTCATGTCAGCAATTTTCAGTCTGCTTGCCATCGTGGACGAACTGGAACGCATCCAGAATCACTACCAGACTGCTGACGTTGTTCAATACATACTCTACACCCTGCCGCAAAGGTCGATGGACCTGGTCCCTGTTATCGTGCTGCTGGGTACCATTCTGGCACTGGCCAGACTGAACAAGAACAGTGAGATTATCGCCATGCGTGCCGCCGGCATGCCGCTGACATACTTCTTTCGCGCTGTCGCCGTACCTGCGCTATTGCTGGTGCTGCTGCTTTACGGTGTTTCAGAATATGTATCTGCACCGCTTTACCAGAAGGCCGAAACCGAAAAGAGTCTGGCGCGCACCGGACGCACCAATCTGCTGCGTGGCAAAGGCCTATGGTCTGTTAATAACCTGCATTTTTTCAATGTCCGGACCCTGCGCCATGGCAAGATCCCGTCCGACATTTATCTTTTCCAGTTCGCTCCTGACGGCAGACTCCTGAACTTTATCTACGCCGAAACGGCAGAGCCCTCAAAAGACCGCGAGTGGGAGCTTCGCGATGTCACACAAAAAACCCTGGAAGACAGTACGCTGAAAACCACCTTCCGCAAGGAGCTGGCAACAGGTCCGTTCTGGTCACCCGAGGAACTGCCGGTACTGCCGCTTCCGATCACCGGTATGACGCTGACCGGGCTTTATGGCTATGTCGAGTATCTGCATGCCACCAACCAGAACTGGCAGCGCGCCGAACAGTTGTTCTGGCAAAAAATAGCGTTGCCACTGACGGCGGGCGCCATGGTGCTGCTGGCCACACCGATTGGCGCCAGCCTGCGCTCCCAGCGTAGCACCGCGTTTGGCAGCAACCTGGCCATTGGCGCAGGTCTTGGCATCGGCTTTTACCTGTTGATCCAGATCATTAACACCGGAAGCTCGCTGGTCGGCATACCACCGGCCATTGTCGCCTTTACCCCGACGATTCTGGTGCTGGCCGCGACAGGCTGGTTGTTCTCACGAATGCGCTAGATTTGTTCAGGCGCGCCACAAAAGGCATAATTCCCCCCTTATGCAAAGCCTTCCCAACCCTGCCTGCTGACCCACCGCCATGCGTCTGATGCTCTCTTTCTTCAGTGCCTACCCCTGGCACTCTGTCATTATGCTGCTGGCGCTGCTGTTTGCCGGTATCGCGGAAGGCGTGGGCTTATCGGCATTATTGCCACTGATCAGCATCGCCATAAAAAATGATGTCGGGGAAAGTGCCAACACCGACAGGCAACCCGCCAACGAATACGAACAGATGGTCATCGATGCCCTGCAACAGGCCGGCATCTCACCCGGTATTGGTGTACTGCTGTCGATAATTGTGCTCGGTGTAACCCTGAAAAGCCTGTTGCTGCTGGTTGCCAAGAAGCAGGTCGGTTATACCGCAGCCCAGGTAGCAACTGACCTGCGGCTCGAAATGCTGCGCGTAATGTTGCGCAGCAAATGGGAATACTTTATCCATCAGCCGATCGGCCGGCTGACCAACCGGCTGGCGACAGAAGCACAGCGTTCATCTGAATCTTTTGTCAATGGTGCCACTGTCATCACCTACCTGGTACAGGCCATTATCTATGGCGGTGTTGCCGTCGCTGTTTCCTGGAAGGCGACCCTGACCACACTCGCCGTCGGCAGTGTCATCATCGGTATTTCGCATTTCCTGGTGCGTATGACACGCCGCGCCGGGAAAAAGCAAACCCGCCTGCTGACCTCCCTGCTGTCACAGTTGACCGATACACTGCAATCCGTCAAGCCCCTCAAGGCCATGTCAAAGGAACACCTTGCCGACAAGGTGCTGGCCACGGAAACCACGCGACTCAACAAGGCGTTCCGCAAACAGGTATTCAGCAGCGCTGCTCTGAATGCCGCGCAGGAGGAAATGTTCGCTATTGTAGTTGCAGGGGGTATGTTCATTGCGCTGGTCAAACTTGGTATGCCGGTGGCCACGGTAACAGTACTGGCCGTGGTACTTGGCAAGATGCTCAGTCAGCTGGGCAAGGTGCAGAAGCAATACCAGAAAATGGTGGTGGGCGAGAGTGCCTTCTGGTCACTCAAGGATGCCATCGAAGAGGCGCGCCAGGCCGAGGAATACCTCGGGGAAGGTGTAACACCGGGTCTGGAAACCGGTATCCGGCTCGATCATGTAACCTTCAGTTATGATCCTGGAAGACCCGTATTGCGTAACATCAGTATTGACATTCCGCAGGGTCAGCTGACGACACTGACCGGTCCCTCGGGATCAGGCAAAACAACCGTGATCGACCTGGTCATCGGTCTGCTAAAACCCCAGGACGGGCATGTCCTTATTGACGACGTCCCTCTCAACAAACTCGATATGCGCGCCTGGCGTCGCATGATCGGCTATGTCCCCCAGGAAACCCTGCTGCTGCACGCCTCCATCGCCCACAACGTCACACTCGGCGACCCGGAACTCGGTGAACAAGATGCCATCCGTGCGTTAAAAGAGGCTGGCGCCTGGGACTTCATCGCGCACCTGCCAGACAGCATCCACAGCACCGTGGGGGAGCGCGGCACCAAATTCTCGGGCGGCCAGCGTCAGCGCATCATGATCGCCCGCGCACTGGTGCATAAACCCCGCCTGCTGATCCTCGATGAAGCCACCAGCGCACTGGACCCGGAAAACGAGGCCGCCATTGGACGGACTATGGAAGCCTTGCGTGGCAAGTTGACCATTCTCGCCATTTCTCACCAGACGGCACTGGTCGAGGCGGCAGACTGTGTCTACCGAATGGAAAATGGCAGTGCGGTGAAGGTTCGGGGCACGCACACCACCTGATCAGAACAGGGCTCTGACCCGCGCCACCGCGCGCTCCATATCATCTGATGACGATACAGAAACTGCAGGTGGCTCGCCCAGCCAGGCAACGCGCCCCTGTTCGAGCAAACGCTGGTGAACAAGACGGATATCCCTGCTCAGGCGGGGGTGTCCCCAACGCATCATCAGGCTGTAGCTCCAGGCACTGAGACGAAAGTCTACGGGGATATCCCGGTCCTCGCGCATCAGATAACCGTAGCCTCCCAGCGGCGCCATCCACACCGGCTTGCCGGTCGCACAGGCCTCACTGAGCATGGATATACTGTCAGCCGTCACCACCAGGTCATCGCACAGGGCGAGCATACCGAAGTAAGGATTTTCCGTATCCTCCGGACGCCAGCGATACAGCACATGCGGTGCACTGATTTCACGTTCGAATATATCGATAACGGCCGGTGAGGTGCGTGCGCTGGTGGAGATCATCAGCGAACCGCCACGCTGGCGTGCCTGCGCGTTCACCTGTTGCGCAATGGCATGGGCATTTTTCGGCCCCAGGGTATACGGCCCGCTGTTACCGCCGAGGATCACTGCGGTCCGCGGGCCGGGCAGTTGTGCAAACGGCTTTCTCCAGCGTACGGCTTCCTGCTCCAGCCGCTGCGGCGTGACACGATGCAGGGTCAGGGTGTTCTGCAATACCTTCGGGTGCTCGGCCAGTCGATACTGGGGCGTAGTCACAATCAGGTCAAAATGGTCGAGATGCGCCCAGGGCCTGCCGATATGCACAATGCGCGTCGTACCACCCTGCTGGTCCCGAATCCAGCGACACACGGGCTCGTTGCGCATGCCTGCGGAGATCACCAGGTCCGGCCAGGGCGCTACTAGCGGGGAAGAGCTGTCCTGCCGGATGCCGCGCAGATCGCTGCCGCGAAACAGGCTGGTACGGAATTCTGTGCTGCGGTAATCGAGCTCCTTCAGCTCGAAAGGCCAGCCCAGCGCCTCCCCCAGGGCAATCACCTGGTTACGCTCACCGGCACGATAGCCCGTGACCAGCCACACAACAGGGGGTTTTCCGCCGGAATCGGCCAGACCGGACTGTACGGGTTCAACGGGACTCATGGTAATGATTTCAGGGCTGACACCCGTGGCGCCGCCGCTCAACTCCAAGTACAATTCAGCGTTTGCGAATCTAGCGGCTTGTGCCGCGCGGCGCAACTATCAAGCCCCGGATCCGAACGAGTTTTCTGCATGCCTGACTACAATGAATACCTTGAACGCATCTTCGACGTGCTCAAGCCCTTCGCCAAGCAGGGCATATTGCTCAACGAGGAAAGTGAACTGGTCACCGAACTGGGGCTGACCTCACTGCAGGTCATGGAGCTGATCGAGCAACTGGAAGACCATTTTGACATGTCCATTCCGCTCAATATCCTGCCCGACATCCGTACCGTACACGATCTGGCCCAGGCGCTGGAAAAGCTCAACCCCTGATCATGAGCCTGTTCGATAAATTTCAGCCGATTGCCGATATCCAGGCCGACCTACAGGCACTGGGTATCATGCCCTTTGGTGCCGTCACCGAGAAACTGTTGTCCTCCACCGAGGCCATCGTCAACGGTCACAAGGTCATTCTCGCCGGCACCAACAATTATCTCGGACTCACGTTTGAGCCCGAATGCCTGGAGGCTGCCAAGAACGCCATCGACGAGCTGGGCACGGGTACCACCGGCTCGCGTATGGCCAACGGGACTTTCGCCGGACACGTCGCGCTGGAGAAAGAGCTGGCGGAATTTTTCGATCGCAAGCGCTCGATTGTATTTTCCACCGGCTATGCCGCCACCATGGGAATGGGGTCAACACTGGCCGGCCCGGGTGACGTCATTGTACTGGACGCCGACAGCCACGCCAGTATCTATGACGGCGTGCGCCTCGGTGGCGCCGATGTGATCCGCTTCCGCCACAATGATCCCGCAGACCTCGACAAACGCCTGCGCCGGCTCGGTGATCGTATCGACAATACGCTTATCATTGTAGAAGGCATCTACAGCATGATGGGTGACCAGGCGCCGCTGGCCGAGATCGCAGAGGTCAAACGCAAGTACGGCGGTCTGCTGCTGGTCGACGAGGCTCATTCGCTGGGCATGCTCGGCGATCACGGACGAGGCGTTGCAGAAGCTGCCGGCGTCGAGGATGACGTGGATTTTGTGGTTGGCACCTTCAGTAAAAGCCTGGGCTCTATCGGTGGCTATTGCGTCAGCAACCACGACCAGCTTGACGCCATTCGTTTCGCGATACGCGCCTATATTTTTACCGCGTCGCCGTCACCCTCGGTCATCGCCTCCACGCGCGCGGCACTGCGCCTGATGCAGGAACGTCCGTATCTTCGTGATCAGCTCTGGGCCAACGCCCAACACCTTTATGACGGACTGAAAGCACTTGGGCTACAGGTCAGCCCCGAGGTCAGCCCCGTGGTGGCTGTCACCATCAAGAACCGCAACCAGGCCATCGACTGGTGGAACCGGCTGTTACAACGCGGCGCCTACGTCAACCTGGTCATGCCGCCCGCATCACCGACCGAAGACAGCCTGCTGCGATGCAGCGTCAGTGCCGCACACAGCGCGGAACAGATAGACCGGATTATTGAAGCGTTTGCCAATGTACAAAATACTCCGGTAGCCAACTGATTTTCATCCATGCCCTTATATCCCGTCATTGCGAGCACAGCGAAGCAATCTCCAGACGTCTCGCACCAGACTGAAAAAGATTGCCGCGCTGCGCTCGCAATGACAGAGACTTTCCAGGTTACGTGAATGGATAAACTGAACATCATCGGCAATGGTCCGCTGCAAGGCGAAGTCACTATTTCCGGCGCCAAGAATGCCGCCTTGCCAATCCTTGCCTCAACCTTGCTATGCCCCGAACCATTCACGCTGCGCAACGTTCCCCATCTGCGCGACATCACCACCACCCTGGAATTGATGGGCCGTTTTGGCACTGAAATCGAACTGGTGGATGACCTGTCACTGGTGGCGGACAGTTCGCGCATCACCAGCCTGTTGGCACCCTATGAGCTGGTTAAAACCATGCGCGCATCCATACTGGTGCTCGGTCCTTTGCTGGCACGATTCGGCGAAGCCGAAGTATCGCTGCCCGGTGGCTGCGCCATCGGTTCACGCCCGGTCAACCTGCATATACAGGGACTGAAGGCGATGGGCGCAGAAATCGGGATCGAGGACGGCTATATCAAGGCCAAAGCCAGCCGCCTCAAAGGAACGCCGTTCTTCTTTGACGTCGTATCTGTCACCGGCACTGAAAACCTGATGATGGCCGCCACCCTCGCCGAAGGCACCACGGTACTCGAAAATTCCGCCCGCGAGCCGGAAGTCGCCGACCTCGCCCACTGCCTGCAGGCCATGGGCGCAAAAATCAGCGGGGCCGGTACCGACACCATTACTATCGAAGGTGTAGAGAAACTGCACGGTGGCAGCCACAGCATTACCGCCGACCGCATCGAGACCGGTACTTTTATGGTGGCCGCCGCCGCAACAGGCGGGAAAATTCACTTGCGTAGAACCGAGCCCTCCTATCTCGATGCCGTGATCGAAAAACTGCGCGATGCCGGCGCCGAAATCACCTCGAATGAAAACAGTATCGATGTCGACATGCACGGCAAACGTCCGCACGCCATCAACCTGACAACGGCTCCCTACCCTGCCTTCCCGACTGACATGCAGGCGCAGTTCGTCGCGCTGAATGCCATTGCAGATGGTACCGCGACAGTAAAGGAAACCATTTTCGAAAATCGCTTCATGCACGTGCAGGAACTGCAGCGCATGGGCGCTGACATTGAGCTGCAGGGGAACACTGCGATCATTCGCGGTATCGACAAACTGCACGGTGCACCCGTGATGGCGACTGACCTGCGTGCATCAGCCTGCCTGGTTATCGCAGGACTTGCGGCTGAAGGCGAGACATTGATTGATCGCATCTACCACCTTGACCGCGGGTACGAATGTATCGAGGAAAAACTTTCCCAGCTGGGCGCGAAAATCCAGCGGGTACCGAGTCACTCCAGGGCAGAGTGAATCACCACGACATCAAACACGAGGAACACACTTCATGAAAGCCAAAGCCGCCGTCGCATGGGAACCCAGGCAACCTCTGTCCATCGAGCTCATCGACGTGGAAGGCCCGAAGGAAGGCGAGGTTTTACTGAAAGTCATCGCCTCGGGGGTCTGCCATACCGACGCTTTCACGCTCTCCGGGGAAGATCCTGAGGCGGCCTTCCCCGCCGTACTCGGCCACGAGGGCGGCTGCGAAGTGGTGGAATGCGGCCCGGGGGTCAAGGACCTGAAACCCGGCGACCATGTTATTCCTCTCTATATCCCCGAATGCGGGGAATGCGAATACTGCAAGTCAACGAAGACCAACCTGTGTCAGTCCATTGCCTCCACCGTGTGGACCGGGTATATGCCTGACCATACACGACGCTTCTCCCTGGATGGCAAACCCATCTATCACTACATGGGTTGCTCGACGTTCTCCG of Thiogranum longum contains these proteins:
- the lptG gene encoding LPS export ABC transporter permease LptG, producing MNRLDRYIAWQLVKDWTLVWIVMSAIFSLLAIVDELERIQNHYQTADVVQYILYTLPQRSMDLVPVIVLLGTILALARLNKNSEIIAMRAAGMPLTYFFRAVAVPALLLVLLLYGVSEYVSAPLYQKAETEKSLARTGRTNLLRGKGLWSVNNLHFFNVRTLRHGKIPSDIYLFQFAPDGRLLNFIYAETAEPSKDREWELRDVTQKTLEDSTLKTTFRKELATGPFWSPEELPVLPLPITGMTLTGLYGYVEYLHATNQNWQRAEQLFWQKIALPLTAGAMVLLATPIGASLRSQRSTAFGSNLAIGAGLGIGFYLLIQIINTGSSLVGIPPAIVAFTPTILVLAATGWLFSRMR
- the lptF gene encoding LPS export ABC transporter permease LptF; this encodes MVLDRYITIETTKPLVLGTFLLMVIFTGYTAAIKLGEAASGLIDPETVIRLIGLSTIIALEILLPTALYLSIIATLSRLYRDSEMVAMRAAGVGELRVMRSLVFLSVLISVLAGIISVYGRPWAYRESYRLEAEARAEFDIRKIEPGQFIELQDSKYVLYAREVDQDSGRLRGVFLQTQLGDKLQAIYAQEAYLPPVTYGEARSFELFEGYGYTLDRKSTRDTTLKYGQMIIHIPPEEPDTNYRRKAEPTHNLFQSDAPKDIAEFQWRLSTPISTLLLAMLAVPLSRSAPRQGRHNSFLVAILVYIGLFNLISLARNEVEEGVIPAFPGIWWSYLLPAVLFIILMAWPAWRRGKH
- a CDS encoding mitochondrial fission ELM1 family protein codes for the protein MKKSEKSRSPAPRVWVLCGRKAGDNTQLQALAEALGWPFELKKIYNRKFELLANILLGATLAGVDRKRSDRLEPPWPDLVLTAGRRNEPVARWIHKQSGGKTRLVHVGRPWSPPENFDLVITTPQYNISGRSEVMTVDLPLHAQTRESLDELRGEWMTQFSYLPGPRWAVLLGGDSGPFVFTADKARRLAAWLNDRVGEEGGSVLASNSARTPDTAYKAFLEALDVPVYAYHWGSDEANPYQGLLSVADRFVVTGESMSMLAEAAAAQRPLYIFDLSDSPADASQSVDRPWWLVAHNFRFKPLTHRLAMLIAPERMRRDITRIQSALVQSGVAAWAGQSVVQEVQASGGKGLDYAVEGVRQMMNREKTDKV
- a CDS encoding glycosyltransferase, which gives rise to MPALQEITQRQRLAFLLPNLGGGGVQRNALITASSLRSRGYQVEMVLCSEKGPLFQMIPDAITRTILDRAAGWQGRIHALLGNPSLLPSLGLPVLAAGKPSRTLRYLPALTEYLRRSQPDVLFSATTYQNIEAILARNAARVNTRIAVTQSTNFSSWHQVSGEWRRRHLLPLLRRSYTRADAIIAVSNAVADDLASYAQLDRRSISTIYTPLVPSNIKDRAAEPAEHSWFDNQDIPVILAVGRPGRAKDYPTLLRAFALLHKKRRARLIILGEARDPHKSQERMGKLQTLISELGVSEDVDMPGYTHNPYRYMARASLLVLSSVYEGFPSVVPEALACGCPVVSTRCPGGVAEALDEGRYGKLVPVGDDRAMADAIHATLEESPQRDRLMERGSSFSIQRSTDAYESLVSSLTASC
- a CDS encoding O-antigen ligase family protein; this translates as MTGLSERALFSDRLSLWVFVSYGVFLLGFFFFPDRPLHYKFYYAAVLLPGLFMAYRELPLLWKNGLFKLLLVWLSYQLLSGLWSDNLTRADFSTLAGWWVQVVTFIIVTASLVRRYPEEFDFLMRVLVAGIALLAVVSIFSWYATRPFPMSRLEPIGRIDNAILAGCAYGAFALLALHFAVVSRVLPVRVLYGAAFLVLAAAILLTHSRTAMLGLLAAFIAMPFCFGRRAALAMLVLLSMIMVVALSAFPGVFDRFYMDLHWRPLIWENVLAHIAEAPWFGHGYLSDTTVPVGRRMFQHAHSSYLGFLRDGGIAGAAIFLVMVAGFFRHIIRYGCKRAKYIVPLLVFAFVVIAPDIDRLIVRPKELWLFFWFPLALFVGISQQEAVRDETSDS